A single genomic interval of Desulfolucanica intricata harbors:
- a CDS encoding NADH-quinone oxidoreductase subunit NuoE family protein: MAKNCQCHSQISEELLSQIDKIIESSLDQPGNLIQVLHRAQELVGYLPREVQIRVAEGLNIPLANVYGVVSFYSFFNVHPKGKHKINVCAGTACYVKGAKQLLENIQEQLDVKPGGTTQDGQFSLGMVRCVGACGLGPVVTVDEDVHAQVHPGKIPSILSKYSKEQQ; the protein is encoded by the coding sequence ATGGCAAAAAATTGTCAATGCCATTCCCAGATCAGTGAAGAGCTTCTAAGTCAAATAGATAAAATCATTGAGTCTTCACTTGACCAGCCCGGAAATCTGATTCAAGTACTACACCGGGCTCAAGAATTGGTGGGTTATCTCCCCCGGGAGGTGCAAATTCGGGTAGCTGAAGGACTTAATATACCCCTGGCTAATGTTTACGGCGTAGTCTCATTTTATTCCTTTTTTAACGTTCACCCCAAAGGTAAACACAAAATTAACGTCTGTGCCGGAACGGCCTGCTATGTAAAAGGGGCAAAACAGCTTTTAGAAAATATTCAGGAACAACTGGATGTAAAACCAGGTGGCACTACCCAAGACGGTCAATTTTCCCTGGGCATGGTACGCTGTGTAGGCGCCTGCGGTCTCGGACCTGTGGTAACAGTAGACGAAGACGTACACGCCCAGGTTCACCCGGGAAAAATCCCTTCAATTCTGTCTAAATACTCGAAGGAACAGCAATAA
- a CDS encoding DRTGG domain-containing protein, whose translation MNLWEEIIRNLDLTLLTDPTGLKQEIKGAYCGDLLSDVLANTAPGNLWITIHRHCNIIAVASLVNLCGVIITGSKKPDPDTLKAAVKEGIPLFTTPLNNFVAAGRLYQILAQQKLIN comes from the coding sequence TTGAATCTTTGGGAAGAAATTATCAGAAATCTCGATTTAACTTTACTTACCGACCCGACAGGCCTAAAGCAGGAAATTAAGGGGGCTTATTGCGGAGATTTGCTCAGTGATGTCCTGGCAAACACTGCCCCAGGGAATCTATGGATTACCATTCATCGACACTGCAATATAATTGCCGTAGCCTCACTGGTAAACTTATGCGGAGTGATTATTACCGGCAGCAAAAAACCGGATCCGGATACATTGAAAGCTGCAGTAAAAGAAGGGATTCCCCTCTTCACCACACCACTTAACAATTTTGTTGCTGCGGGCCGGCTCTATCAAATTCTTGCTCAACAAAAACTAATTAATTAG
- a CDS encoding [Fe-Fe] hydrogenase large subunit C-terminal domain-containing protein gives MQQYFHSVKLDENKCKGCTNCIKRCPTEAIRVRDGRALIIEERCIDCGECIRICPNQAKLAITDSLERLKNYKYTIALPAPSLYAQFEPKTNPEEILGALLTLGFNDIYEVAVGAEAVSMALNNYLQQDHPKPLISSACPAVVRLMQVRFPGLLKHIVSIETPMEISARLAREKAIQQYGLKDEEIGVFFITPCPAKVTAIKQPFGEKSYVNGAISMSTIYGELLHRLNSPDTRPVESLSGACGVGWGKAGGENHAIWCNSHLAVDGIHSVINVLEEIERGRLNDIDYLEAQACTGGCIGGPLVPQNLFVARVRMEKLVKKLSSQKTKPLQLPKDPDYFRLTKPILPRPTLKLSEDIDQAISMLEEVERITEDLPGLDCGSCGSPSCRALAEDIVRGHAETAFCIFKLRERLQLLAQEMVNLSLKQPPAMGRAREVEIKEGDTR, from the coding sequence CAGTAAAATTGGATGAAAACAAGTGTAAAGGCTGTACCAACTGCATCAAAAGATGCCCTACCGAAGCCATCCGGGTTAGAGATGGCCGGGCTTTGATTATTGAAGAACGCTGCATTGACTGCGGTGAGTGCATTCGGATTTGCCCCAACCAGGCAAAGCTGGCAATAACCGACAGTCTGGAACGTCTAAAGAACTATAAATATACCATTGCCTTACCCGCCCCCTCGCTATATGCACAATTTGAACCTAAGACTAATCCGGAGGAAATACTGGGCGCACTCCTGACTCTGGGTTTTAATGATATATATGAGGTGGCCGTGGGAGCTGAGGCAGTTTCTATGGCTTTAAACAATTACCTTCAACAAGATCATCCCAAGCCGTTAATCTCTTCGGCCTGCCCTGCAGTGGTGAGATTAATGCAAGTTCGTTTTCCCGGCCTTTTAAAACATATTGTATCCATTGAAACTCCTATGGAAATCTCGGCCCGCCTGGCCAGGGAAAAAGCAATCCAACAGTACGGTTTAAAAGATGAAGAAATAGGAGTTTTCTTTATCACTCCCTGTCCCGCCAAGGTAACCGCTATTAAACAACCCTTTGGGGAAAAGTCTTACGTAAACGGGGCTATTTCCATGTCAACCATTTACGGTGAGCTGCTTCACCGCTTGAATTCCCCGGATACCAGGCCGGTGGAAAGTTTATCCGGTGCCTGCGGTGTAGGCTGGGGCAAGGCCGGGGGTGAAAACCACGCGATCTGGTGTAACTCTCACCTGGCAGTTGATGGCATTCATAGTGTTATTAATGTTCTTGAGGAAATTGAGCGGGGGCGCTTAAACGATATAGATTATCTGGAAGCCCAGGCTTGTACCGGAGGCTGTATTGGTGGGCCGCTGGTGCCCCAAAATCTCTTTGTAGCCCGGGTTCGTATGGAGAAACTGGTTAAAAAACTAAGTTCCCAAAAAACTAAGCCGCTGCAATTACCCAAAGATCCTGATTATTTCCGTTTAACAAAACCAATATTACCTCGCCCTACCTTAAAGCTTTCCGAAGATATTGATCAAGCTATCAGCATGTTGGAAGAGGTGGAGCGTATTACTGAAGATTTACCGGGTCTTGATTGCGGCTCCTGCGGCTCCCCCAGCTGTCGCGCCTTGGCAGAAGATATTGTCCGGGGCCACGCTGAAACCGCATTCTGTATATTTAAACTCCGAGAAAGGCTGCAGCTTTTAGCGCAGGAAATGGTTAATCTGTCCCTTAAACAGCCCCCGGCTATGGGGCGGGCACGGGAAGTAGAAATTAAGGAAGGTGATACCCGTTGA